TGACCAACACATGCTGTAACAGCATTTCTATTTGCCGGCGCGTCATTTTCCGCAGCATCAGTATCAGGGCCCCTAGTATCATACGCGCGTATTGTCGTTTTTCTCAAACCATTCCAATGCTTCCTCAACCGCAACCGTTATGGGCGTATAACGCAGCCCCAGTGCCCGGGAAGCCTTCTGACCGGAGTAATAATTCTGCAAACACAACAAATATGCTGATGCATAATTCAATTTCAGCCGCCGGCCCAACAACCGGCCCATGGCCGTACCCAGCAATCCACCGATCTTCAATGCAATGCCCGGAATTCGCAGCATTACGGTTTTCTGACATGCCAGGCGGTTTACCATCCGGAAAAATTCGCGGTAGCTCAGGTTTTCACCTGCGATGAGAAAACAGGCGCCGTTTTCCCCGTGCAGGCAGGCAAAAACAATAGCCCTGCTTACATCCCTTACATGTACAAAGTTTTTTCCGCCCGGAGGATAAAACAGGAGGCCCTTGCCCAGTGCATATTTCAGCAGCTTGCCGGAACTGGGCTTCTGATCGTGGGCACCAATCATAAAGGTAGGATTCAGGACCACTGCCGGCAGCCCCTTTTCCACCACGGCTTCCAGCACTTTTTGCTGTGCAATGTATTTCGTGTTGATATAGGGTGAATTGATTTTAAAAAGTGAGAAAGCGTTTAGCTCAGTACCTGGATATTCAAGAGAACCAGGAGCAATGGTATTGGCCGTGCTGATATACACCAGCCGCTTTACATTGTGAAGCAGGCAGGCGCGAATGATATTTTCCGTTCCCCGGATGTTCACCGTTTCATACTCGGTTAACCTGATCCCCCATTGTTCCGTAAGGGAAGCCGTGTGCACTACATAATCACAACCGCTTACCGCTTCGCTAACCGCTGCGGCATCTTCAACGGTCCCATAATAAACTTCACAGAAAAGTCCGTTCAGCAGGTTGGTATTGGAAGACCGCCGGATCAGCACCCGCACTTCAAAACCATTTCTGCAGCATTCCAGCGCAGCATTATATCCCAGCAGGCCGCTGGCCCCTGTAATCAGTACTTTGGGCATATTTAATGTATTAATTGCAGTTCACGTTTGATGGCACCGGAGATCAGGCGTACTTTAACCGTTGATGGAATCACTCCCATCAATGCATGGTTCATCCGGTTCCACCATCCGGGAACAATCTCCGCCCTGCCGGCCAGGGTTTGCCGGATGATCCGGCCGGCCAGGTCAGCCGTGGAGAAAAGCCCAAGCCGGCCTTTGTAGCCCTGGAGCAGGATCCTGCGTGAGGTATCGGAATTGGTCATGATCGGCCCCGGATAGGCCACGCTTACAGAGATTCCCGTTCCCTGCAGTTCTTCCCGCAGTCCTAAAGAGAAGGAAGACACAAAGGCCTTGGAAGCCGGGTAAACGGTTTTATAAGCGATGGGGGAAAATGCCGCCATACTTGCAATGTTGAGAATAAAACTCTTTTCCTGTTGTAACAGCAGCGGCAACAGCTCCCGCGTAAGCAAAGCGGTACAGCCGATATTCAGCTGGATGATCTTATCGATCAGCTGCGGTGCACAATCCAGCATCGATACGGTTCCACCCATGCCGGCGTTATTGATCAAAAAACGCACCGGGTATTCTTTTTTTATAATAGCAATATGCGCCTCAAAAGCTGCCCGGTCCGTAAGATCAAATTCAAATACCCGCACATCAATTCCATACAAACGGATCAGTTCCCCTGCAGTGTCCTTAATAGAACTTCCCGGTAAGGCAATCAGGATCAGGTGCATCTTCAAACGGGCACAACAATGGGCAAAAGCACTTCCCAGTCCGCTGCTGGCACCCGTAATCAACGTGTAATGTTTATTCATAGTTCTTTAATGATGCTGAAGTAATGATTTAAACCGTACCATTGTTGTAATGATGTTATCGTATACAATCGGGTCGGAGATCCAACGTGGTACCGTACCACTTTTATTCGTAAGAATCTGGTAAGTAATGCGTGATTGCCGGTTTTCCAGCTGATCGACCACCCATTTCCCCGACGTGCCTTCCAGACGGGTCACATTTTTAAACCTGGGGTGCTGAACGCTTTCAAAATAAATCGTATGAGACCCTGTTGCTGCCGCCGTTGTGTTATAAAAATATTTCAAACTGCAATCCTGGTCTTCCATCGGCCATGGCAGGGAATAACGGATATAGTTCAGCCACACACGCTCATCGGGCGTTTTGGTAACCTTATACTGACTGGATCTTACATTCCAGCTGCTGCCCTTCCCGGCATCTTTCAAAAGCGATACTACATCTGACACCCCGGCAGCTGCAACATTGAAACAAACCTTCAGCTCCCGTACCTTATTGCCATTATGCATCACCCACCGTTCATACAACGCAATACCGTCAGAAGTTTTTACCAATTTAAAATCCGCCGGAGCTGCTGCGTTTAAAAAGCTGCTATACAGCACCAGCAGCCATAAGAACCCTATCTTTTTCATAAACTATTTTTTTTTACAAACATAGATGTGTCTTCAACCCTTTAAAAACAATAATGGATGAGCCGTAAGATTACAGGGCTGGAATGTTGGTTTTTTCCATGAACCGGTATCCTGTTTTTAATCAAGCCTCCTTCAATTTTCTATTTAAATAAACGTTAACAATATGAGTTACCTGCAGGTATTGCACGAACCGGCAAGCCCTGCTTTCATCGGTTACCGCTTTAATACAAACATCAAAGTGCTTTTACATTTCCCGAACCGGTAATAGTGGCAGCAACAACAGGTGTGCCTGCGTAACGTACATTTCCACTTCCGGTGATGGTTACGTTTAACTGGTCTTTTGCCCACAGTTTGGCATTGCCCGAGCCCGTGATCCTTACCTTTGCGTCTCTGCTCTGCATTTGATGCGCATTGCAATTACCACTTCCGGTGATGGTTATGTCCTGGATATCGCTTTCTCCATTGCTGATGTTTATGTCTCCGTCACCGCTGAGCCGGGATTTAACTGAGCCTGCTTTTAACCGGGCGATCGTCATATTGCCCGAACCCGTAAGTGCCAGATCTATGGCGCCGGTTTCTATTTCATCAACGGCCGTAAAGTTCCCGCTTCCGGTAAGCGTTATTGCAGTGAGCGAGGGTGCGGTTACATATACGGTCACACTGCCTCTTTTGATCGATACATTGTTGGGTGTACGGATCACCAGTTTATCATCAATCACTTCTGTGATCACGTACCGCTGTATATTATCTGCAGCCAATACTTCAACTTTAGATGCGCCTGTACGGTACTCCACCTGCGCACTGAAAGTAGTTTCAATTTTTCCAAATCCTCCTACATTGCGCGTTTCTTTTACCGCGGGCCCGTCGGGATACACCTTTTTACAGCCCTGGACGAAGGTGAACAGTACAGCAATAAAAACTAAAAAAAGCGTTTGTTTCATTTGTTTTGATTTTTATAAATGTTTGGTGAATGAATTAAAGCCTGATATTAATCCCTGCCACCGCTCCCGGCGCCAGGAGGAGGAAGGATTCCCTTTTTTTGAATTTCCAGATATAGTGCCCCGCAAATAATTCTGAGTCGGATTGTTCGGTAAGGTACATCGCCGGCCCGATGGTGAGCTCCAGCGCCGGGGTAATCTTCCAACCTGCCAGCACTCTTAAAGATTCAACATGCCTGATGAAATTGTGCACATCGGTACGCGCCATAATCACCGCTTCTGTATTCATACGCAGGCGGCGGGCCAGCGGGATCCGGTATCCCAGCCCGGTTTCCATTTGCAGCACCGTTTTTTTCCGATCCCTGGCCAGGCCAGCCCCAACGATGCCATAGGTTTTATAACTACCCGTACGCAGCAGCACGCTTGCCGATACATCATCATACACCTGCACTCCGATCTGCTGTTCGCCATTTTTTATGAAGTTTAAAATACCCACAGGATATGCTGAACTGTCAGCGATATTGATCAGGCCAGACAATTGGAACCCTCTTACCGTTTTGGCCCTGTTAACAAGTCCGGCAATTTGATATCCCGCATGATGCGTGGTGTTGATCAACCCTGCGATTTGCAGCAGGCTATAGTGACTACTGTTGCTTAACCCGCCCACCTGTAAAAATCCGTTGCCTGTGTTTTGGTTGTGCAACCCGGCAACCTGTATGCCTCTTCCATTTTGAGCGGCATTCACCAGGCCGGCAAGGGCCACTCCTTTATCCGATCCTTTTACCCGGTTCATCAAACCACTGACCATTACCCCGCGGTTGCTTCCGTAAAGAGTAGTATGCAATCCTGCGATAGCAACACCTTTGTTATCCCTGTTAACGCCCTGTAAGGCATGCAATGCAAATGCAGGGCTTATTTCCCGGGCATGTATACCCTGGGTACTGATGGGGGTAACCAATCCCAGATGAACCGCTTTTCCGGCTTCTTCCTGGGCAGCGAGCTGTAAGCCTGTAATGATAAATGCTGGTAGTAAAATGCAATTTTTTATTTTCATATCTTTAGTAATGTATACCAGTAATACATCCTAAAGTGGTTTTACCCCTACTCCCTCGTTAAAAAATATTGACCCCTACCATACAGCCAAGATCCAGGGGATGGTGCACGCTCCTGTTTAAAGCGATCATATTGGTGCGAAAACCGCCATAGGCTGCTGGTGCACCGTTCTGTGCCGGCAGTTGGTATTGCAACCGTGGCCCTGCAAACAACTGCAGTTTTTTATGAGCCTGCCAGATGAATACAGGCTGGAAGCAGATATTGTTATAGTCAGTATCAAAGCCATGAGCCGGTGTATAAAACAAGCTCACCA
The sequence above is a segment of the Niabella agricola genome. Coding sequences within it:
- a CDS encoding SDR family NAD(P)-dependent oxidoreductase; this translates as MNKHYTLITGASSGLGSAFAHCCARLKMHLILIALPGSSIKDTAGELIRLYGIDVRVFEFDLTDRAAFEAHIAIIKKEYPVRFLINNAGMGGTVSMLDCAPQLIDKIIQLNIGCTALLTRELLPLLLQQEKSFILNIASMAAFSPIAYKTVYPASKAFVSSFSLGLREELQGTGISVSVAYPGPIMTNSDTSRRILLQGYKGRLGLFSTADLAGRIIRQTLAGRAEIVPGWWNRMNHALMGVIPSTVKVRLISGAIKRELQLIH
- a CDS encoding NAD-dependent epimerase/dehydratase family protein codes for the protein MPKVLITGASGLLGYNAALECCRNGFEVRVLIRRSSNTNLLNGLFCEVYYGTVEDAAAVSEAVSGCDYVVHTASLTEQWGIRLTEYETVNIRGTENIIRACLLHNVKRLVYISTANTIAPGSLEYPGTELNAFSLFKINSPYINTKYIAQQKVLEAVVEKGLPAVVLNPTFMIGAHDQKPSSGKLLKYALGKGLLFYPPGGKNFVHVRDVSRAIVFACLHGENGACFLIAGENLSYREFFRMVNRLACQKTVMLRIPGIALKIGGLLGTAMGRLLGRRLKLNYASAYLLCLQNYYSGQKASRALGLRYTPITVAVEEALEWFEKNDNTRV
- a CDS encoding START domain-containing protein; this encodes MKKIGFLWLLVLYSSFLNAAAPADFKLVKTSDGIALYERWVMHNGNKVRELKVCFNVAAAGVSDVVSLLKDAGKGSSWNVRSSQYKVTKTPDERVWLNYIRYSLPWPMEDQDCSLKYFYNTTAAATGSHTIYFESVQHPRFKNVTRLEGTSGKWVVDQLENRQSRITYQILTNKSGTVPRWISDPIVYDNIITTMVRFKSLLQHH
- a CDS encoding head GIN domain-containing protein, whose translation is MKQTLFLVFIAVLFTFVQGCKKVYPDGPAVKETRNVGGFGKIETTFSAQVEYRTGASKVEVLAADNIQRYVITEVIDDKLVIRTPNNVSIKRGSVTVYVTAPSLTAITLTGSGNFTAVDEIETGAIDLALTGSGNMTIARLKAGSVKSRLSGDGDINISNGESDIQDITITGSGNCNAHQMQSRDAKVRITGSGNAKLWAKDQLNVTITGSGNVRYAGTPVVAATITGSGNVKAL